Proteins encoded within one genomic window of Brenneria nigrifluens DSM 30175 = ATCC 13028:
- a CDS encoding DedA family protein has product MEAWLDHLVTQSLAYVLLAVMLVTFLESLALVGLLLPGTVMMATLGALIGSGKVGLYPAWGAGIVGCLLGDWISYFIGRGFKESLHRWSFLKKHQTMLRKTEYALHQHHIATVLIGRFVGPTRPLIPLVAGMLELSPYKFALPNIIGCLLWPPIYFLPGILAGVAIDIPAAANGAGFKWLLLATVLLLWSAAWLSWRWWWGDKRKKRDGLSRWLPVNRLRWVTPLALLAAGAFLTMLLQHPLMPVYRHLLWQVLNG; this is encoded by the coding sequence ATGGAAGCATGGCTGGATCATCTGGTGACGCAGTCATTAGCCTATGTACTGCTCGCCGTCATGCTGGTCACCTTTCTGGAATCTCTGGCGCTGGTCGGCCTGCTGTTACCGGGAACGGTGATGATGGCGACGCTGGGGGCTTTGATCGGCAGCGGCAAGGTGGGGCTGTATCCGGCGTGGGGCGCGGGGATTGTCGGCTGTCTGCTGGGGGACTGGATCTCTTATTTTATCGGCCGGGGTTTTAAAGAGTCGTTGCATCGCTGGTCTTTCTTGAAAAAACACCAGACGATGTTGCGCAAAACGGAGTATGCGTTGCATCAACACCATATCGCCACCGTGCTGATCGGGCGCTTCGTCGGCCCGACCCGCCCGCTAATTCCGCTGGTTGCCGGGATGCTGGAACTCTCGCCCTATAAATTCGCCTTGCCGAATATTATCGGTTGCCTGTTATGGCCGCCGATCTATTTTTTACCCGGCATATTGGCGGGCGTCGCCATTGATATTCCCGCCGCCGCCAACGGCGCCGGTTTTAAATGGCTGCTGCTGGCGACGGTGTTACTGCTGTGGAGCGCGGCGTGGCTGAGCTGGCGCTGGTGGTGGGGAGATAAACGCAAAAAGCGCGACGGGCTCAGCCGGTGGCTGCCAGTAAACCGTTTACGCTGGGTAACGCCGCTGGCGCTGCTGGCGGCGGGCGCGTTTCTGACGATGCTGCTGCAACATCCGTTAATGCCCGTCTATCGCCACCTGCTGTGGCAGGTGCTGAATGGCTAA
- the sgrR gene encoding HTH-type transcriptional regulator SgrR, whose amino-acid sequence MTSSRLQQQFVRLWQRFQGQTTATTLQELASVLSCSRRHIRSLLGAMQQQGWITWQAEAGRGKRSLLTFIYTGLALQQQRAEDLLEQDRIDQLVQLVGDKDTVRQMLLAHLGRSFRQGKHILRILYYRPLRNLLPGSALRRSEMHIARQIFSGLTNINEENGELKPDLAHHWQMLSPLHWRFYLRPSIRFHHGRELAMQDVIASLTRLNALPLFSHIASVTSPMPFVIDVRLSSPDDWLPWLLGSVPAMILPEEWRTLPDFARQPIGTGPYSVTRNNNNQLKIKAFDDYFGYRALIDEVNIWVLPDATEVYPCSLHLESDDSSHDELESRMEEGCYFLLFDKRSPLAGQPQVRRWLCRICNPIALLGHADSAHQRDWSPAYSLLPRWHYRQRDEAQEKPAELKQLTLTFYHDHPEYQMIGEIIKKVLKAHGVKLTIQTVTYEDWHQGEARSDIWLCSVNCYLPLEFSLFAMLYEQPLMQHCLEEDLLQDAGLWRSKALPMAEWSEKLVRSGQLHPLFHNWLQLQGQRSMRGIRMNTLGWFDFKSAWFAPPEN is encoded by the coding sequence ATGACTTCATCCCGTCTGCAACAACAGTTCGTGCGCCTATGGCAACGCTTTCAGGGACAGACCACCGCCACCACGCTGCAAGAGCTGGCGAGCGTTCTGAGCTGTTCACGCCGCCATATCCGCTCGCTGCTGGGCGCCATGCAGCAACAGGGCTGGATTACCTGGCAGGCGGAAGCGGGACGGGGCAAACGCTCGCTGCTGACCTTTATCTACACCGGGCTGGCGCTGCAACAGCAGCGGGCCGAGGACCTGCTGGAGCAGGACCGCATCGATCAGTTGGTGCAGTTGGTGGGGGATAAAGACACCGTACGGCAAATGCTGCTGGCGCACCTGGGCCGCAGTTTCCGCCAGGGCAAACATATTCTGCGCATTCTTTACTATCGCCCGCTGCGCAATCTGCTGCCGGGTTCCGCCCTGCGGCGCTCGGAAATGCATATCGCCCGGCAGATTTTCAGCGGCCTGACCAATATAAATGAGGAAAACGGGGAACTTAAACCCGATCTGGCGCACCACTGGCAAATGTTGTCCCCGCTGCACTGGCGGTTTTATCTGCGCCCGTCGATTCGTTTTCATCACGGGCGCGAGCTCGCCATGCAAGACGTGATCGCCTCGCTCACCCGGCTCAATGCGCTTCCCTTGTTCTCCCATATCGCTAGCGTGACCTCGCCGATGCCGTTCGTGATCGACGTCCGGCTGAGCAGCCCCGACGACTGGCTGCCCTGGCTGCTGGGCAGCGTGCCGGCCATGATCCTGCCGGAGGAGTGGCGCACCCTGCCTGATTTCGCCCGCCAGCCTATCGGAACCGGCCCTTACTCCGTGACGCGCAACAATAATAATCAGCTGAAAATAAAGGCGTTTGATGACTACTTCGGCTATCGGGCGCTAATTGACGAGGTCAATATCTGGGTGCTGCCCGACGCCACCGAGGTGTATCCCTGCTCCCTGCACCTGGAATCGGATGATTCATCTCACGATGAGTTGGAAAGCCGTATGGAAGAGGGGTGCTACTTCCTGCTGTTCGATAAGCGTTCGCCGCTCGCCGGTCAGCCGCAGGTGCGCCGCTGGCTGTGCCGGATATGCAACCCGATCGCCCTGCTCGGCCACGCGGATAGCGCGCATCAGCGCGACTGGTCGCCGGCCTATAGCCTGCTGCCCCGCTGGCATTACCGGCAGCGGGACGAAGCGCAGGAAAAACCGGCGGAACTGAAACAGCTCACCCTGACCTTCTATCATGACCATCCCGAATATCAGATGATCGGTGAAATAATAAAGAAAGTGCTTAAAGCGCACGGCGTTAAACTGACCATCCAAACGGTGACCTACGAGGATTGGCATCAGGGGGAAGCGCGGAGCGATATCTGGCTGTGCAGCGTCAACTGCTATCTGCCCCTGGAATTTTCGCTGTTTGCCATGCTTTACGAACAGCCGTTGATGCAGCATTGTCTGGAGGAAGATCTGCTTCAGGACGCCGGCCTGTGGCGCAGCAAAGCGCTGCCGATGGCGGAATGGAGCGAAAAACTGGTGCGTAGCGGTCAGTTGCATCCGCTGTTTCACAACTGGCTGCAACTACAGGGACAGCGCAGCATGCGCGGCATCCGTATGAATACCCTGGGATGGTTCGATTTCAAATCCGCCTGGTTCGCCCCGCCGGAAAACTGA
- the thiP gene encoding thiamine/thiamine pyrophosphate ABC transporter permease ThiP, with translation MATRRQPLTAGSLWPGGLAATLLISVALLAFGALWLQAPENQWRTLWRDSYLWHVIRFTFWQAFLSALLSTLPAVFLARALYRRRFPGHRWLLRLCAMTLVLPVLVAVFGLLSVYGRQGWLAHLLEAAGLPYRFSPYGLQGILLAHIFFNLPLATRLLLQSLEGIATEQRQLAAQLGMNGWQHFRIVEWPWLRRQIPPTAALIFMLCFASFATVLSLGGGPRATTIELAIYQALSFDYDPSRAALLALIQMTCCLGLVLLSQRLGRMLPVGSTRQLAWRNPQDSLFSRICDSLLIGAALLLIVPPLLAVAADGVNRSLLSVLQQPALWQTLFTSLRIAVAAGVICVILTMMLLWSSRELKLRHRPLSGQLMNLSGMLILAMPGIVLATGFFLLLNNTLGLPQSPYALVVLTNALMAIPYALKVLENPMVDIAERYNQLCLSLDIRGWRRLKIIELKALKQPLAQALAFASVLSIGDFGVIALFGNEQFRTLPFYLYQQIGAYRSADGAVTALLLMLLCFMLFTLIEKLADRDDLSR, from the coding sequence ATGGCAACGCGCCGTCAGCCGCTGACCGCAGGCAGCCTGTGGCCGGGCGGACTGGCCGCCACGCTGCTGATCTCGGTGGCGCTGCTGGCTTTCGGCGCGCTGTGGCTACAGGCGCCGGAAAACCAGTGGCGGACGCTATGGCGCGATAGCTATCTGTGGCATGTTATCCGCTTCACCTTCTGGCAGGCATTTTTATCCGCCCTGCTCTCCACCCTGCCGGCGGTCTTCCTCGCCAGAGCGCTTTATCGCCGGCGTTTCCCCGGCCACCGCTGGCTATTGCGGCTGTGCGCCATGACCCTGGTGCTGCCGGTGCTGGTGGCGGTTTTCGGCCTGCTGAGCGTTTACGGCCGCCAGGGCTGGCTGGCGCATCTGCTGGAGGCGGCGGGTCTTCCCTACCGCTTCTCCCCTTACGGACTGCAAGGCATTCTGCTGGCGCATATTTTCTTCAACCTGCCGCTGGCGACCCGTCTGCTGTTGCAGTCGCTGGAGGGCATCGCCACGGAACAGCGTCAGTTGGCGGCCCAACTGGGCATGAACGGCTGGCAGCATTTCCGCATTGTCGAATGGCCCTGGCTGCGCCGGCAGATCCCGCCCACCGCCGCGCTTATCTTTATGCTCTGTTTCGCCAGCTTCGCCACCGTGCTGTCGCTGGGGGGAGGACCGCGGGCCACCACCATCGAACTGGCTATTTATCAGGCGCTGAGCTTTGATTACGATCCGTCGCGCGCCGCGCTGCTGGCGCTTATTCAGATGACCTGCTGCCTTGGGCTGGTGCTGCTGAGCCAACGATTAGGCCGCATGCTGCCGGTGGGCAGCACCCGGCAACTGGCATGGCGCAACCCGCAGGACAGCCTGTTCAGCCGGATCTGCGATAGCCTGCTGATCGGCGCGGCACTGCTGTTGATCGTGCCGCCGCTGCTGGCGGTGGCGGCAGACGGCGTCAACCGCTCCCTGCTCAGCGTATTGCAACAGCCCGCGCTGTGGCAAACGCTGTTCACGTCGCTGCGTATCGCCGTGGCCGCCGGCGTTATCTGCGTCATCCTGACCATGATGCTGCTATGGAGCAGCCGGGAACTCAAGCTGCGCCACCGGCCGCTATCCGGCCAGCTGATGAATCTGAGCGGCATGCTGATCCTCGCCATGCCCGGTATCGTGCTGGCGACCGGTTTTTTCCTGCTGCTGAACAATACGCTGGGATTGCCGCAATCCCCTTATGCCCTGGTGGTGCTGACCAACGCGCTGATGGCCATCCCCTATGCGCTCAAAGTGCTGGAAAATCCGATGGTGGATATCGCCGAACGCTATAATCAACTCTGCCTGTCGCTGGATATCCGCGGCTGGCGGCGGCTGAAAATTATTGAATTGAAGGCGTTGAAACAGCCGCTGGCTCAGGCGCTGGCGTTTGCCAGCGTGCTGTCGATCGGCGATTTCGGCGTTATCGCCCTGTTCGGCAATGAGCAGTTCCGCACCTTGCCCTTTTACCTTTATCAGCAGATTGGAGCCTATCGCAGCGCCGACGGCGCCGTTACCGCGCTGTTGCTGATGCTGCTGTGCTTCATGCTGTTCACCCTGATTGAAAAACTGGCGGATCGCGATGATCTTTCTCGATAA
- the thiB gene encoding thiamine ABC transporter substrate binding subunit, with protein sequence MWKKILPCLLLMSAPAFAKPALTVYTYDSFASEWGPGPVIKTAFEKECECELNFVALEDGASLLNRLRMEGKNSKADIILGLDNNLLQAAEQTGLFSRHQLDTAAAVKVPGGWNNATFVPYDYGYFAFVYNKEKLKNPPRSLHELVDSSEPWKVIYQDPRTSTPGLGLLLWMQQVYGEQAPQAWQKLAKKTVTVTKGWSEAYGLFLKGEADLVLSYTTSPAYHIIEEKKDSYAAANFSEGHYLQIEVAGQLASSKNPALAKRFMQFILTPAFQQAIPTTNWMYPVTDTELPPGFASLAVPEKALQYSAQQVAEQRNNWIQAWQRAVSR encoded by the coding sequence CTGTGGAAAAAAATCCTTCCCTGCCTGCTGCTGATGTCGGCGCCGGCGTTCGCCAAACCGGCGCTCACCGTTTACACCTACGACTCCTTCGCGTCCGAATGGGGCCCCGGCCCGGTGATCAAAACCGCTTTTGAAAAAGAGTGTGAGTGCGAACTGAATTTTGTGGCGCTGGAAGATGGCGCCTCGCTGCTGAACCGCCTGCGCATGGAGGGCAAAAACAGCAAAGCGGATATCATTCTGGGGTTGGATAATAACCTATTGCAGGCGGCGGAACAGACCGGGCTATTTAGCCGACACCAGTTGGATACCGCCGCGGCCGTGAAGGTTCCCGGCGGCTGGAACAACGCCACCTTCGTGCCCTATGACTACGGCTATTTCGCCTTTGTCTACAACAAGGAGAAGCTGAAGAATCCCCCCCGGAGCCTGCATGAACTGGTCGACAGCAGCGAGCCGTGGAAAGTGATTTATCAGGATCCCCGCACCAGCACCCCGGGATTGGGGCTGCTGCTATGGATGCAGCAGGTGTACGGCGAACAGGCGCCGCAGGCGTGGCAAAAGCTGGCGAAAAAAACGGTTACCGTCACCAAAGGCTGGAGCGAAGCCTACGGTCTGTTTCTGAAAGGCGAGGCCGACCTGGTGCTCAGCTACACCACTTCCCCGGCCTATCACATCATTGAAGAGAAAAAAGACAGCTACGCCGCGGCAAACTTCAGCGAAGGGCACTATCTGCAAATCGAAGTCGCCGGACAGCTGGCGTCCAGCAAAAACCCGGCGCTGGCGAAACGCTTTATGCAGTTCATCCTGACGCCGGCATTCCAACAGGCGATCCCCACCACCAACTGGATGTATCCGGTGACCGACACCGAGCTGCCGCCCGGCTTCGCCTCGCTTGCCGTACCGGAAAAAGCCTTGCAATACAGCGCACAGCAGGTAGCGGAACAGCGGAATAACTGGATCCAGGCATGGCAACGCGCCGTCAGCCGCTGA
- the adhE gene encoding bifunctional acetaldehyde-CoA/alcohol dehydrogenase, which yields MAVTQIDDLDSLVARVKKAQRIYADYTQEQVDNIFHAAALAAASYRIPLAKMAVEESGMGVVEDKVTKNHFASEYIYNAYKNEKTCGILSEDDAYGTIRIAAPVGLICGIVPTTNPTSTAIFKALISLKTRNGIIFSPHPRAKNSTNRALEIVLQAAVAAGAPEDIIGWIAEPSIDLTNQLMHHPDINLILATGGPGMVKAAYSSGKPALGVGPGNTPVVVDESADVKRFVASILMSKTFDNGMICSSEQSAVVVKSIYDDVRANFSAQGGYILQGNELAAVGEILRKNGGLNAAIVGQSAVKIAEMAGISVPPDTKVLIGEVSKADETEPFAHEKLSPTLALYRAQNFSEAVDIAEKLLNMEGIGHTSCLYTDQDNHAHRVLYFGERMKTSRVLINTPTSYGGIGDLYNFKLVPSLTLGCGSWGGNSVSENVGPKHLLNIKTVAKRAENMLWHKLPKSIYFRRGSLPVALSEVVQDGAKRVFIVTDRFLFNNGYADQVISRLKQHGVATEVFFEVEADPTLSVVRKGTEQVNAFGPDVIIALGGGSPMDAAKLMWVMYEHPETRFDDLALRFMDIRKRIHTFPKMGVKARMICVPTTSGTGSEVTPFAVVTDDATGQKYPLADYALTPDMAIVDADLVMTMPKSLCAFGGLDAVTHATEAYVSVLANEFSDGQALQALKLLHGNLVTSYQEGAKNPVAREKVHSAATIAGIAFANAFLGVCHSMAHKLGSEFHIPHGLANAMLICNVIRYNATDKPTKQATFSQYGYPQARKRYAEIADHLALSAPGDDVGQKIDKLLAWLEEAKAALDVPASIRDFGVQEEAFLAKVDKLSEDAFDDQCTGANPRYPLISELKQILLDTYYGRSYSDTPKQAAESKATTNGGKKGKAKG from the coding sequence ATGGCCGTAACACAAATTGATGATCTTGACTCCTTGGTTGCCCGGGTAAAAAAGGCCCAACGCATCTACGCCGATTATACGCAGGAACAGGTAGATAACATCTTCCACGCCGCCGCGCTCGCCGCCGCCTCATATCGCATTCCGCTGGCGAAAATGGCGGTGGAGGAATCAGGTATGGGCGTGGTGGAGGATAAAGTAACCAAGAACCACTTCGCATCCGAATACATATACAACGCCTATAAAAATGAGAAGACCTGCGGCATCCTGTCGGAAGATGACGCCTACGGCACGATCAGGATCGCCGCGCCCGTCGGTCTGATCTGCGGTATCGTTCCCACCACCAACCCGACCTCCACCGCCATTTTCAAGGCGCTGATCAGTCTGAAAACGCGCAATGGCATTATTTTCTCGCCGCACCCGCGGGCGAAAAACTCCACCAACAGGGCGCTCGAGATCGTGCTTCAGGCCGCGGTCGCCGCAGGCGCTCCGGAGGATATCATCGGCTGGATTGCCGAGCCCTCCATTGACCTGACCAACCAGTTGATGCATCACCCGGATATCAATCTGATCCTCGCCACCGGCGGTCCGGGAATGGTAAAGGCGGCCTACAGCTCCGGAAAACCGGCCCTGGGCGTCGGCCCCGGAAACACGCCGGTGGTGGTGGATGAAAGCGCCGACGTCAAACGGTTCGTCGCCTCCATTCTGATGTCGAAAACCTTCGATAACGGCATGATCTGTTCGTCCGAGCAGTCCGCCGTCGTCGTCAAGAGCATTTACGACGACGTGCGCGCGAATTTTAGCGCTCAGGGCGGCTATATCCTGCAGGGCAACGAACTTGCGGCGGTAGGCGAAATCCTGAGAAAGAACGGCGGGCTGAATGCCGCCATCGTCGGCCAGTCGGCGGTAAAGATTGCCGAAATGGCGGGCATCAGCGTCCCGCCGGATACCAAGGTGCTGATTGGCGAAGTCAGTAAAGCCGATGAGACCGAACCTTTCGCCCATGAGAAACTCTCCCCCACGCTGGCGCTGTACCGGGCGCAGAATTTCAGCGAAGCGGTCGATATCGCTGAAAAACTGCTCAATATGGAAGGTATCGGCCACACCAGTTGCCTGTACACCGACCAGGATAACCATGCCCACCGCGTGCTCTATTTCGGTGAAAGGATGAAAACCTCCCGGGTGCTGATCAATACGCCTACCTCTTACGGCGGCATCGGCGATCTGTACAACTTCAAGCTGGTGCCTTCGCTGACGCTGGGCTGCGGCTCCTGGGGCGGCAACTCCGTCTCGGAAAACGTGGGTCCCAAACACCTTCTCAATATAAAAACCGTAGCCAAGCGAGCGGAAAATATGTTGTGGCATAAACTTCCCAAATCCATCTATTTCCGGCGTGGTTCGCTTCCCGTCGCCCTGTCAGAGGTCGTACAAGACGGTGCGAAACGCGTATTTATCGTCACCGACCGTTTTCTGTTCAACAACGGCTATGCCGATCAGGTGATATCGCGTCTGAAACAGCACGGCGTCGCTACCGAAGTGTTCTTTGAAGTAGAAGCCGACCCGACGCTGAGCGTTGTTCGCAAGGGAACAGAGCAGGTGAACGCTTTCGGACCGGATGTGATCATCGCGCTGGGCGGCGGTTCGCCGATGGATGCGGCCAAACTGATGTGGGTGATGTATGAACACCCGGAAACCCGTTTCGACGACCTGGCGTTGCGCTTTATGGATATCCGCAAACGCATCCACACCTTCCCGAAAATGGGGGTGAAAGCGCGGATGATCTGCGTGCCCACCACCTCCGGCACCGGCTCCGAAGTGACGCCGTTCGCCGTGGTGACCGACGATGCGACGGGCCAGAAATATCCGCTGGCGGACTATGCGCTGACCCCGGATATGGCGATCGTCGATGCCGACCTGGTGATGACCATGCCGAAATCGCTGTGCGCCTTCGGCGGTCTGGATGCGGTCACCCACGCCACGGAAGCCTATGTGTCGGTGCTGGCCAATGAATTCAGCGACGGACAGGCACTGCAGGCGCTGAAACTGCTGCACGGCAATCTGGTTACCAGCTATCAGGAAGGGGCGAAAAACCCGGTGGCGCGCGAAAAAGTGCACAGCGCGGCGACCATTGCCGGTATCGCCTTTGCCAACGCCTTCCTAGGCGTGTGCCATTCCATGGCGCATAAGCTGGGTTCCGAATTCCATATTCCGCACGGTCTGGCCAACGCCATGCTGATCTGCAATGTGATTCGCTATAACGCCACCGATAAACCGACCAAACAGGCGACGTTCAGCCAATACGGCTACCCGCAGGCGCGCAAACGCTATGCGGAAATCGCCGATCATCTGGCGCTCAGCGCTCCCGGCGACGACGTGGGGCAGAAAATCGACAAACTGCTGGCCTGGCTGGAGGAAGCCAAGGCGGCGCTGGACGTTCCGGCCAGCATTCGCGACTTCGGCGTGCAGGAAGAGGCGTTTCTGGCCAAGGTGGATAAACTGTCCGAGGACGCGTTCGACGACCAGTGCACCGGCGCCAACCCGCGCTACCCGCTGATCTCCGAACTGAAGCAGATTCTGCTGGATACCTACTACGGTCGTTCCTACAGCGATACGCCGAAGCAGGCCGCGGAATCCAAAGCAACCACCAACGGCGGTAAAAAAGGGAAAGCGAAAGGCTGA
- the ilvB gene encoding acetolactate synthase large subunit translates to MRYTGAQLIVRLLERQGITTVAGIPGGAALPLYDALGQSKTIRHVLARHEQGAGFMAQGMARASGRAAVCLASSGPGATNLLTAIADAKLDSIPLVCITGQVPSCMIGTDAFQEVDTYGISIPVTKHNYLVRDIRDLPRVIPDAFRIAQSGRPGPVWIDVPKDVQTAEIELDELPAIVPPPAPPTLDGQKIEQAAALINAAQRPILYLGGGIISASAHRQAVQLAERAGLPTTMTLMALGAMPADHPLSLGMLGMHAARSTNLILQQADLLIVLGARFDDRAIGKAEQFCPQAGIIHIDIDAAELGKIRRPHVALHADVAQALDRLLPLVASQRRDAWHATVSELQREFPVNMPGTDDPLSHYGLIRAAAQALGDEAIITTDVGQHQMWVAQSYPLRRPRQWLTSGGLGTMGFGLPAAIGAALAEPERTVACFSGDGSLMMNIQEMATAAEEGLNVKIILLNNQSLGLVHQQQALFFQQRIFAADYRYRTDFLAIAAGFGFATCDLNAAADPRAALAEALNQPGPALIHVLIDANEKVYPMVPPGAANIDMIGD, encoded by the coding sequence ATGCGTTATACAGGCGCCCAATTGATTGTCCGGCTGCTCGAACGGCAAGGCATCACCACGGTGGCAGGCATTCCCGGCGGCGCTGCCCTGCCGTTATACGATGCGCTCGGCCAAAGCAAAACCATCCGCCATGTGCTGGCGCGCCATGAACAGGGCGCCGGCTTTATGGCCCAGGGCATGGCGCGGGCCAGCGGGCGGGCCGCCGTCTGTCTGGCCTCCAGCGGGCCGGGAGCCACCAATCTGCTGACCGCCATCGCCGACGCCAAACTCGATTCGATTCCGCTGGTCTGCATCACCGGGCAGGTGCCTTCCTGCATGATCGGCACCGATGCCTTTCAGGAAGTGGACACCTACGGCATCTCCATTCCGGTCACCAAACATAACTATCTGGTGAGAGATATCCGCGATCTGCCGCGCGTCATTCCCGACGCCTTTCGCATCGCCCAGTCCGGTCGTCCCGGTCCGGTGTGGATTGATGTTCCCAAAGACGTGCAAACCGCGGAAATCGAGCTGGATGAACTGCCGGCGATAGTCCCGCCCCCGGCGCCGCCGACGCTCGACGGGCAAAAAATCGAGCAGGCCGCCGCGCTGATTAACGCCGCCCAGCGCCCGATTCTCTACCTTGGCGGCGGGATCATCAGCGCGTCCGCCCATCGGCAGGCCGTACAACTGGCGGAACGCGCCGGTTTGCCCACCACCATGACGCTGATGGCGCTGGGCGCCATGCCGGCCGATCATCCGCTGTCGCTGGGCATGCTGGGGATGCACGCCGCGCGCTCAACCAATCTGATCCTGCAACAGGCGGATTTGTTGATTGTGCTGGGCGCCCGCTTTGACGACCGGGCGATCGGCAAGGCGGAACAGTTCTGCCCGCAGGCCGGCATCATTCATATTGATATCGATGCGGCTGAACTGGGTAAAATCAGACGGCCGCACGTTGCCCTGCATGCAGATGTCGCGCAGGCGCTGGACCGGTTGCTGCCGCTGGTCGCCTCCCAGCGGCGCGACGCCTGGCACGCGACCGTCAGCGAACTGCAACGCGAGTTTCCGGTCAATATGCCGGGAACGGATGACCCATTGAGCCACTACGGGCTGATACGGGCCGCCGCGCAAGCGCTGGGCGATGAGGCGATTATCACCACCGACGTCGGGCAGCATCAGATGTGGGTCGCCCAGTCCTATCCGCTGCGCAGGCCGCGACAGTGGCTGACTTCCGGCGGGCTGGGAACCATGGGCTTTGGCCTGCCCGCCGCGATTGGCGCAGCGCTGGCCGAGCCTGAGCGCACCGTGGCGTGCTTTTCCGGCGACGGCAGCCTGATGATGAATATTCAGGAAATGGCCACCGCCGCGGAAGAGGGGCTGAACGTCAAAATCATTCTGCTGAACAATCAGTCCCTTGGCCTGGTTCACCAGCAACAGGCGCTGTTTTTCCAGCAGCGTATCTTTGCGGCGGACTACCGCTACCGCACCGACTTTCTGGCCATCGCCGCGGGTTTCGGTTTCGCCACCTGCGATCTGAATGCGGCGGCGGATCCTCGCGCCGCTCTGGCCGAGGCGCTGAACCAACCGGGACCGGCGCTGATCCATGTGTTGATTGACGCCAATGAAAAAGTTTATCCGATGGTGCCGCCGGGCGCCGCCAACATCGATATGATCGGAGATTAA
- the thiQ gene encoding thiamine ABC transporter ATP-binding protein ThiQ codes for MIFLDKLTYLYQQMPMRFDLQVLPGERIAVLGPSGAGKSTLLNLIAGFLPADGGELRLNGEDHRHTPPARRPVSILFQENNLFPHLTIEQNIALGLNPGLRLNADQRETLRHIAQQVGLSELFQRLPSQVSGGQRQRAALARCLVRHQPILLLDEPFSALDPALRLEMLQLVEQVCDERRLTLLMVSHNLDDAQYIASRAVTVSEGRIIDNRKLK; via the coding sequence ATGATCTTTCTCGATAAACTGACCTATCTCTACCAACAGATGCCCATGCGCTTCGACCTCCAGGTGCTGCCGGGAGAACGCATTGCCGTTCTCGGTCCCAGCGGCGCGGGGAAAAGCACCCTGCTGAACCTGATCGCCGGTTTTCTGCCGGCTGACGGCGGCGAACTGCGTCTGAACGGGGAAGACCATCGCCATACCCCGCCCGCCAGGCGTCCGGTCTCCATTCTGTTTCAGGAAAACAACCTCTTTCCGCACCTGACCATCGAGCAAAATATCGCCCTGGGGCTGAATCCCGGTTTGCGGCTCAATGCCGACCAGCGCGAAACCCTGCGGCATATTGCGCAGCAGGTCGGGTTAAGCGAGTTATTCCAGCGCCTGCCCTCGCAGGTTTCCGGCGGCCAACGGCAGCGTGCGGCGCTGGCCCGCTGTCTGGTGCGCCATCAGCCTATTTTGCTGCTGGATGAACCCTTCTCCGCGCTCGATCCCGCATTACGCCTGGAGATGCTGCAACTGGTGGAACAGGTGTGCGATGAACGCCGGCTGACGCTGCTGATGGTGTCGCACAATCTGGATGATGCGCAATATATCGCCAGTCGGGCCGTCACCGTGTCTGAAGGGCGCATCATCGACAACCGGAAACTCAAATAA
- the ilvN gene encoding acetolactate synthase small subunit: MPTQSVSNQVTLELSVRNHPGVMSHVCGLFARRAFNVEGILCMPLAGGDESRIWLLVQDDQRLQQMVSQVEKLEDVLQVRRHGDEMRIFDQVAEFYR; encoded by the coding sequence ATGCCAACTCAATCAGTCTCAAACCAGGTGACGCTGGAGCTATCGGTACGCAACCACCCCGGCGTGATGTCTCACGTATGCGGCCTGTTTGCCCGCCGGGCGTTTAACGTCGAAGGGATCTTGTGTATGCCGCTGGCGGGGGGCGACGAAAGCCGCATCTGGCTGCTGGTGCAGGACGACCAGCGGCTGCAACAGATGGTAAGCCAGGTGGAAAAGCTGGAAGATGTGCTGCAGGTGCGCCGCCACGGCGATGAAATGCGTATCTTTGATCAGGTGGCGGAATTTTATCGCTGA
- the sgrT gene encoding glucose uptake inhibitor SgrT — MTISTLYRFYQTYLTTCRAKWLCWLSARQRIALLQQATQWQIAEMSEEEYRHWI, encoded by the coding sequence ATGACAATCTCGACACTGTACCGGTTCTATCAGACCTATCTCACAACGTGCCGGGCGAAATGGCTGTGCTGGCTCTCTGCCCGGCAGCGGATAGCGTTATTGCAGCAGGCGACGCAGTGGCAAATAGCGGAAATGTCGGAGGAAGAATATCGTCACTGGATATAG